One genomic segment of Ferrimonas sp. YFM includes these proteins:
- a CDS encoding GAF domain-containing protein, translated as MSSSNQNPYATLAKQAEALIEGEPNLIANLANISALIFNSVSDLNWAGFYLLEDQDTLVLGPFQGQVACVRIPVGRGVCGTAVAEDSTQLVEDVHAFPGHIACDAASNSEIVVPVHHQGKVIGVLDIDSPVHGRFKEEERVGFETLVSALEQHLDKVGLK; from the coding sequence ATGTCCAGTTCCAATCAGAATCCCTATGCCACTTTGGCTAAACAGGCCGAAGCGCTGATCGAGGGTGAACCCAATCTCATCGCCAACCTGGCTAATATCTCCGCACTGATATTCAACTCCGTATCCGACCTCAACTGGGCCGGATTTTATTTATTGGAGGATCAGGATACGTTGGTGTTGGGGCCATTCCAGGGTCAGGTCGCCTGCGTTCGCATCCCGGTGGGACGCGGCGTGTGCGGCACTGCCGTCGCCGAAGACTCAACTCAGTTGGTGGAGGACGTACACGCCTTCCCAGGGCACATCGCTTGCGATGCTGCCAGTAATTCTGAGATTGTGGTGCCTGTGCACCATCAGGGGAAGGTGATTGGGGTGCTGGACATTGACAGCCCGGTACATGGCCGGTTTAAAGAGGAGGAGCGCGTGGGTTTTGAAACCCTGGTTTCTGCTCTGGAACAACACCTGGATAAGGTGGGCCTGAAGTGA